cagaGATGATAGCGCTCGCACCCCCGCGGCTCCGTCGGCGAATTCACCCCTGATGACGCCAGTTGCGGCGTTAGCGTTATCCTTTGCAatgtatttttttttgggggaggagaggagggttGAGGCTTCGCTCAACAGACGACACAGTCGCacaacacacgcagacacagagaTCGAGCGGCCAGCAGGAGGGCCCGTGAAaccgagaggggaggggaaagtTGGACGCAGAATAGCGGCGCTGGTGACACCCGTGGGGAGGGGTAGAGGGAGGTGAGCGGGGACGGGCGGTGGAGTATGTCTGTCGCCCCCAgcccaccacccacacacaccggaGAGAGGACGTACACCGCGTCTTCCTGTCGTCTCCAGCCGCCAGCATGCACACCCGCGCACCACCCAGCACAGTCCttgcttttcttcttcttcgccCAAGTCCGCTTGCCAGAGAGCGTAAtgtcttcctcccctccgtgCACGGCGTGTGTCTGAGAGTTCGTTGGTGCCGAGGTCGATCAGAAAAACGTACACACACCGAATAATATACGATAACCCGAGATGTCCCATCGGCTCCAGCACGCGCGCGTCACATCGGCACAGACGTAACTGGAAAGGGTGAGccgaaaacaacaacaacaaaagaaaggtggtgaagggaggagggttGGGGTGGTGAGGACCATCCATCACCACCGGCCATCACCCGACCCCCACCTCCATCcagcggggctgctgctgcgacccCCAACACCACCCACCATCGCCGGCTGCGATCATCGCGACACCTGCCTCACCGCTATTAGAGTCTCCTTCGGTCGACGAGAGCCGACAATGGAAACACAAGACAACGACTGCCACTAGAGAAGGTCATGAGTTTATGACCTAGCACGTGTCGGCACATGCACGGAGATCGGAGAGCTACTCGCTTCACGCCGTCTGCATGTACTCCCAGCGCTGCACCATTATCTTCTgcgtgcacagcagcgcctccttcgccacTTCCGGGTTCGGGTGGGACATGAGCATCATCACACACTCCTTCACCCCCGCCATCGGGGCTAGCGTGAGGAGGTTGCGACCGGTGGGGTGGTAGCGGATGATCTCGCCGAGGTCGTGGCAGCCGACCGCCAGTGTCACTTCGTCCTTTgactcgcgcagcaccttgccgagcgccaccagcacctcGTAACCGTTGTCCTCGACAttcaccgccttctccttccagAACTTGGTGCTCGTGTGCACGGGCGTCCACTCGAGCACGCCGCTCAGCACCTCGCCGCGATACTGTGAGAAGCTCGTCAGCACCTGCATCGACTTCTCCAGGGCGGCGTTCAGCTGATCCACCATGACGTTGATGTCCTCATCGCCAAACTTGCGGCGGGAGACCTGCGAGAGCGTCTTTATCATGCCGACGCTGACCATCTCGGCCACCAGGGAGGGGCCCTTCTTGAAGGTGCTCATGGGCTGCCCCGGCGTCTCGCTCTGGTGCAGGCGACCCAACTGGAAGATCTTGCTGTCCACCCACTCCTCTGACGACGGGTTGAGCAGCTTGTTCATATActtccgctccgcctccaccatGTTCAGCAACGTCATGAgcgtcacacgcacgcacttcTCCTTCTGCACCCGCTGCAGaacgcggtgcagctgcgggaTCATGCGCTCGCGCACGAGCAGTACGAGTCCCTCGTACTCA
Above is a window of Leishmania mexicana MHOM/GT/2001/U1103 complete genome, chromosome 21 DNA encoding:
- a CDS encoding putative ATP synthase; the encoded protein is MPALSADAADTISLVRQLQLLDDNTIRLLEQLFTNRLNGELVTSLVDNREESLAVALFRLCAGTHAEHILGYSLRFLADLVYADREIGAQLGRGDLVKEFGGHPASLLLQIASSHSESLGIANPAIYLAATALRYGEYEGNETAFTDFFALARHTFAPETLQVTDVAFTVQACVQLARRKDFRPLFFQANLVSCIPHLLTDIVSSDSAGIIQVIYETLLLSWLLSFEYEGLVLLVRERMIPQLHRVLQRVQKEKCVRVTLMTLLNMVEAERKYMNKLLNPSSEEWVDSKIFQLGRLHQSETPGQPMSTFKKGPSLVAEMVSVGMIKTLSQVSRRKFGDEDINVMVDQLNAALEKSMQVLTSFSQYRGEVLSGVLEWTPVHTSTKFWKEKAVNVEDNGYEVLVALGKVLRESKDEVTLAVGCHDLGEIIRYHPTGRNLLTLAPMAGVKECVMMLMSHPNPEVAKEALLCTQKIMVQRWEYMQTA